The region GAGCCGCTCTGGATCGCCCGCATAGGCGACTTGGGCCACCCGATCGGCGCGCTCGTGCAGAGAGAGCATCGTCGGCGTGGTCCTCGGCCCCAACTCCTCGCGTGTGATGAGCTTTTCAGCGTGCTTCCAATACGAGGACACCCAGGCGGACGCCTCCTCCTGGCTGAACGGCACCCGACCTTCTCCGCGCACGTCACGCAAGGCCTGGCCACCTCGGGCCTCTTGACCCCACCGGCCATCGGCACCGCGCGAGTTGTCGTAGTGGATGGCCCCGGAACGGTCGGTGACGATCACCCGGTGAACATGGGGGCTGCCCTCCAGCGCGTCCACCGTTATGGGCAACTGGTCGTAGGAGGAATCGTGCCCTTCGACATCGGCCCATCGCCCCTGCCCCGGGGGGTCTGCCAAGTACCGACCGACCATGTCCAGGCAGCTACGGTCGCCGGGGGTGGCGACCACCACGACCTCGGTGGCGAACCCCGGGTGCCGACCCGGTACCGGGTCGGCCATCTCCGCGGAATACCCCAGGAGGTCTTCGGTCCGGCGAAAAGTGGATTCGGTGACGATGCCGAGGCCATGGAGGTGCGCGTGTTCCCGAACCATGTCCGACCAGGCGTACATGGCCTGGGCGGTGAGTGCCATCATCTCCTGGGGGCGCTCGCGCATGATCTCCGAGTACCGGGGGTGGTACGCGCGGAAGTCGTCAGGACTGACCAGAGCGACCCGGCCCTGATGGCGGTTGATGACGCCCTTGAGAGCGTGGGACTTGCCGGCGGCGAGCTGACCTCCCAGTTGCACCATCACCGGGCGCTGTCCAGGCGGTGCGGGTTGCGCGTCGCCGAAGACCAAGTCCTTGATGTACTCGTCGAAAATCTCGCGGAGTTGTTCCGGGCCGACGTCATAAGGCTCGGGCGACAACCTCAAACCTCTTCCATCTCGGCGAGCATCTCCCACATGCGAACGATGGTCTCGGTCATCTCCTGGCGCGACATGTCCAGGTCGTTCTTGATCGCCCAGTACTCCTTCATCCGAGCCTTGGCCTCCTCCTTCTCCTGGGCGGTAGAGGCGTTCTGGGCCATACGCATGTATGCGGCCACTACGCGATTGGCTGTTCCGGCCATCGCCTCCCGGATGACCTCGTCGGGGGTCTCGGGATCGAACAGAGTGCTGTCGTTCACTGCGCTCTCCTAGGCCGGGGGCGGCATTCGGGATCGTGAATACGGTAGGAGCATATATCCCGGTCGTGTCACGACCCGCGGGTCATTGCCATGGTCCGAACCATGCTCGAAGCGCGCTCGATTGCCGAAGCCCACCTCTACCTGGAGATTCAGGTCTGCCAGACGTGCAATCTCAGGTGGGACGGGGTGAGGCACGCTTTGAGAACCCTCGAGGACCGCCCCGTGGCCGTCTATTCGCTTTCGTGC is a window of Nocardiopsis changdeensis DNA encoding:
- a CDS encoding zeta toxin family protein, whose amino-acid sequence is MSPEPYDVGPEQLREIFDEYIKDLVFGDAQPAPPGQRPVMVQLGGQLAAGKSHALKGVINRHQGRVALVSPDDFRAYHPRYSEIMRERPQEMMALTAQAMYAWSDMVREHAHLHGLGIVTESTFRRTEDLLGYSAEMADPVPGRHPGFATEVVVVATPGDRSCLDMVGRYLADPPGQGRWADVEGHDSSYDQLPITVDALEGSPHVHRVIVTDRSGAIHYDNSRGADGRWGQEARGGQALRDVRGEGRVPFSQEEASAWVSSYWKHAEKLITREELGPRTTPTMLSLHERADRVAQVAYAGDPERLAQHKEWQQVQKAVFVAAGRGASNSDLPRHPEEFLNADEAKKTRFMATMRAAGHSPPNMTTGSEEAVRLAQQGMAPPTSRPSPSSGPSAPPGRHHGRGKGPDIER